In a single window of the Candidatus Omnitrophota bacterium genome:
- a CDS encoding YjbQ family protein, producing MTTINVKSSRKDQIVDITSQVADAVRKSGAKEGICMVYVPHTTAAVTVNENADPDVKSDFLMGLGKIVPEGLDYSHMEGNSPSHIKASLTGISVSVIVDNGKLVLGTWQGIYFCEYDGPRTRKVHIKVLEG from the coding sequence ATGACCACCATAAACGTCAAGAGCTCACGGAAAGACCAGATCGTTGATATCACTTCACAGGTGGCCGACGCCGTCAGAAAAAGCGGCGCAAAAGAGGGCATATGTATGGTTTACGTGCCCCACACCACCGCTGCTGTGACGGTCAACGAGAACGCCGACCCGGATGTCAAATCCGATTTTCTCATGGGACTTGGCAAGATCGTTCCCGAAGGACTGGATTACAGCCATATGGAAGGAAATTCACCCTCCCACATAAAGGCTTCTCTTACCGGTATCTCGGTTTCGGTCATAGTAGATAACGGTAAACTGGTCCTGGGAACCTGGCAGGGAATATATTTTTGTGAATATGACGGGCCTCGCACCAGGAAGGTCCATATAAAGGTACTGGAAGGATAG
- a CDS encoding YbgC/FadM family acyl-CoA thioesterase — protein sequence MREHTIEHRVTYKETDQMRVVYYSNYLVWFEVGRTEYFRSRGLVYKDLEEKEKIFLPVVESHCVYRAPVRYDEVVRVKTRLSDIVRSRMVFEYEITRDGAITTTGYTKHVFVNGSGRPISIPETIRENLSR from the coding sequence GTGAGAGAGCACACCATAGAACACAGGGTCACATATAAAGAAACAGACCAGATGAGGGTCGTTTATTATTCTAATTACCTGGTATGGTTCGAGGTGGGGCGTACCGAATATTTCAGGTCAAGGGGTCTTGTATATAAGGACCTGGAAGAGAAGGAAAAGATATTCCTGCCTGTAGTCGAATCTCACTGCGTCTACCGGGCTCCGGTCAGATATGACGAAGTGGTCAGGGTCAAAACCAGGCTAAGCGACATAGTGCGGTCCAGGATGGTTTTTGAGTATGAGATAACCAGGGACGGTGCGATCACTACAACAGGCTATACGAAGCACGTTTTCGTCAATGGCAGCGGCAGACCTATCTCCATCCCGGAGACGATCAGGGAGAATCTCTCGAGATAA
- a CDS encoding AAA family ATPase: MYLDFFGLKENPFNVTSDPDFLYLSHTHREALDHLLYGIHARKGFIEITGEVGAGKTTLCRALIKQLDEKTKTSLIFNSSLPETQLLEAIVTDFGIEPERRNKVAFLKQLNQFLLEELALGNNTVLIIDEAQNLRKSTLETIRMLSNLETDKEKLLQIILVGQPELHDKLNSRALVQLRQRISVRFHIRALERNELDGYIHHRLAIAGSSQSISFFPESCDLIYSYSNGIPRLINLLCDKALLMGFVQETHDIGPGVIEKSIEEIEGRYSIAL, from the coding sequence ATGTATCTTGATTTTTTCGGCCTTAAAGAAAACCCTTTCAACGTCACCAGCGACCCGGATTTTCTTTATCTTAGCCATACCCACAGAGAAGCGCTGGATCACCTTCTCTACGGCATACATGCCAGGAAAGGTTTCATCGAAATAACCGGTGAGGTCGGTGCCGGCAAAACTACATTATGCAGGGCTCTTATCAAGCAGCTTGACGAAAAGACCAAGACCTCACTCATCTTTAATTCGAGCCTGCCGGAAACACAGCTACTTGAAGCTATAGTAACTGATTTCGGTATCGAACCTGAAAGACGCAACAAAGTGGCATTCCTGAAACAGCTTAACCAGTTCCTTCTGGAAGAACTCGCACTGGGCAACAATACCGTTCTTATAATAGATGAAGCTCAAAACCTGCGTAAGTCAACTCTCGAGACCATTCGAATGCTGTCCAATCTTGAAACAGACAAGGAAAAACTGCTGCAGATAATACTTGTGGGACAACCGGAACTTCATGACAAGCTGAATTCCCGTGCCCTTGTACAGTTGCGCCAGCGAATAAGCGTCCGGTTCCACATCAGGGCCCTTGAACGGAATGAACTCGACGGATACATACATCACCGGCTGGCGATCGCGGGCTCTTCACAGAGCATAAGTTTCTTTCCCGAGTCCTGCGACCTTATATACTCATATTCCAACGGAATCCCTCGTCTTATAAACCTTCTCTGCGACAAAGCGCTGCTGATGGGGTTCGTGCAGGAGACACATGATATAGGTCCGGGCGTGATCGAAAAGAGCATAGAGGAAATAGAAGGACGGTACAGTATCGCATTATGA